The proteins below are encoded in one region of Ricinus communis isolate WT05 ecotype wild-type chromosome 6, ASM1957865v1, whole genome shotgun sequence:
- the LOC8282999 gene encoding 7-deoxyloganetin glucosyltransferase, whose protein sequence is MGSIVRDHDKPHVVCLPYPAQGHVNPMVKLAKLLHYNDFHVTFVNTEYNHRRLLNSRGPSSLDGLPDFRFEAISDGLPPSDANATQDIPSLCDSTSKNSLAPFRNLLLKLKSSDSLPPVTCIISDACMSFTLDAAEEFGIPEILFWTPSSCGVLGYSQYHTLIEKGLTPLKDASYLTNGYLETTLDWIPGMKDIRFRDLPSFIRTTDRNDIMLNFVVRELERTSRASAVVFNTFYAFEKDVLDVLSTMFPPIYSIGPLQLLVDQIPIDRNLGNIGSNLWKEQPECIDWLDTKEPNSVVYVNFGSITVITPQQMIEFAWGLASSKKPFLWIIRPDLVIGENAMLPAEFVSETKDRGMLASWGPQEQILKHPAVGGFLSHMGWNSTLDSMSGGVPMVCWPFFAEQQTNCRFACTEWGVGMEIDNNVKRDEVKKLVEVLMDGKKGKEMKSKAMEWKTKAEEAAKPGGSSHNNLDRLVKFIKGQKN, encoded by the exons AGAGATCATGATAAACCTCATGTTGTCTGTCTTCCATATCCAGCTCAAGGTCATGTGAACCCAATGGTAAAACTAGCAAAACTTCTCCATTATAACGACTTCCATGTAACGTTTGTCAACACAGAGTATAACCATAGACGCTTGCTCAATTCTAGAGGCCCCAGTTCACTTGATGGATTGCCGGACTTTCGCTTTGAGGCAATATCTGATGGGCTTCCACCATCAGATGCTAATGCCACCCAAGACATTCCTTCTCTCTGTGACTCCACCTCCAAGAACTCTTTAGCTCCGTTTCGCAATCTGCTTTTGAAACTCAAATCATCTGACTCATTGCCTCCTGTTACTTGTATCATCTCTGATGCTTGCATGAGCTTCACTCTTGATGCAGCAGAAGAATTTGGAATTCCTGAAATACTGTTTTGGACGCCGAGCTCTTGTGGTGTTTTGGGCTATTCACAGTACCATACTCTTATAGAAAAGGGCTTAACACCTCTCAAAG ATGCAAGCTATTTGACAAATGGGTACTTGGAGACGACCTTAGATTGGATTCCAGGGATGAAAGATATTCGCTTTAGGGATCTACCGAGTTTCATTAGAACTACAGACAGAAACGACATCATGCTCAACTTTGTGGTGAGAGAATTAGAGCGAACCTCAAGAGCTTCGGCCGTCGTTTTTAATACATTCTACGCCTTTGAGAAAGATGTTTTGGATGTTCTCTCCACCATGTTTCCTCCTATTTATTCTATTGGTCCACTTCAGTTGCTTGTTGATCAGATTCCAATAGACAGGAACTTGGGAAATATCGGTTCTAATCTTTGGAAAGAACAGCCAGAGTGTATCGATTGGCTTGATACTAAAGAACCAAACTCTGTTGTGTACGTAAATTTTGGTAGCATTACTGTAATAACTCCACAGCAAATGATTGAATTTGCTTGGGGTCTAGCCAGCAGCAAGAAACCATTTTTATGGATTATAAGGCCTGATCTTGTCATCGGCGAAAATGCAATGTTGCCAGCTGAATTTGTATCAGAAACCAAGGATAGAGGCATGCTAGCAAGCTGGGGTCCTCAAGAACAAATCCTGAAGCATCCTGCCGTAGGAGGGTTCTTAAGTCACATGGGGTGGAATTCGACATTAGACAGTATGAGTGGCGGTGTTCCAATGGTTTGCTGGCCATTTTTCGCTGAGCAACAGACTAACTGCAGATTTGCTTGCACCGAATGGGGCGTTGGGATGGAGATTGATAACAATGTAAAGAGAGATGAAGTGAAGAAACTTGTGGAAGTGTTAATGGATGGAAAGAAAggtaaagaaatgaaaagcaaGGCAATGGAGTGGAAGACCAAGGCAGAGGAGGCTGCAAAACCTGGTGGATCTTCTCACAACAATTTGGATAGGTTAGTGAAGTTTATCAAGGgccaaaaaaattag